In a genomic window of Corynebacterium lizhenjunii:
- a CDS encoding S9 family peptidase, whose protein sequence is MSEKHAAPVESVVPGAPVAPKRPVVRSFHGRDFVDDYEWLRDKESAETLEYLRIENEYTQAQTAHLETLTENIFQEVKSRIKETDMSVPVRRGNYWYFGRTEEGKNYGMSCRVPVTAGADPWVAPVVPEEGTLDGEQVVLDANELAEGTEFFAMGAQAVSDSGKLLAYSVDNAGDERFELFIKDIDTGQLLDDHLEGIFYGALWVGDDYIFYVTVDDAWRPDTVWRHRVGTPQSEDVKVFHEADEHFSLGVGASRSEKYLFISMASKVTSEFWVLEQDNPEGEFRRLWQRESGVEYDVDHAVVNGEDLWIVTHNATGVNFEIAYSPAVAGDDLPGLRELPVLMAHAESTRIEGVDTYRDQIVVGYRHGGIGKVAIMHLDGGHWGEFKELNFAEELYTVSVGGNPEWDAPVLRVSYTSFIQPGQLFDYRVATGEYTLLKEQEVPGGYNPDDYVAYRIWTQARDGAQIPVSVVHRADLDRTQVNPTLLYGYGSYETSLDPYFSVFRLSLMDRGMIYAMAHVRGGGEMGRNWYDQGKLLQKKNTFTDFIDVADDLIARQVTTPAQLVAEGGSAGGLLMGAVANMAPDRFVGIQASVPFVDPLTSILMPELPLTVIEWDEWGDPYHDPEVYDYMKSYAPYENIEAKDYPDILAITSLNDTRVLYVEPAKWVAKLRDVATGGKFLLKTEMVAGHGGVSGRYDKWRQSAFEYAWSINKATGLEE, encoded by the coding sequence ATGAGTGAAAAGCATGCTGCACCTGTAGAGTCTGTGGTCCCAGGGGCCCCAGTGGCCCCGAAGCGACCCGTGGTTCGCTCCTTCCATGGACGGGACTTTGTGGATGACTACGAATGGTTGCGCGATAAGGAATCTGCGGAGACCCTGGAGTATCTGCGCATAGAAAATGAGTACACGCAGGCGCAGACGGCGCACCTGGAGACGCTGACGGAAAACATCTTCCAAGAGGTCAAGTCCCGGATCAAGGAAACGGATATGTCCGTGCCGGTGCGGCGGGGGAATTACTGGTACTTCGGGCGCACCGAGGAAGGAAAGAACTATGGCATGTCCTGCCGGGTACCCGTAACCGCGGGTGCAGACCCGTGGGTAGCGCCAGTGGTGCCGGAAGAAGGCACCCTGGATGGGGAGCAGGTGGTGCTCGACGCTAATGAGTTGGCGGAAGGCACGGAGTTTTTTGCCATGGGGGCGCAGGCAGTCTCAGACTCCGGAAAGCTGTTGGCGTATTCGGTGGACAACGCCGGGGATGAGCGCTTTGAGCTGTTTATCAAGGACATTGATACCGGTCAGCTGCTAGACGACCACCTGGAGGGGATTTTCTACGGCGCCCTCTGGGTAGGCGATGACTACATCTTCTACGTCACCGTTGATGATGCCTGGCGGCCAGATACCGTCTGGCGCCACCGCGTGGGCACCCCGCAATCGGAGGACGTGAAGGTATTCCATGAGGCTGATGAGCACTTCTCGCTGGGCGTGGGGGCCTCCCGCAGCGAAAAGTATCTGTTTATCTCCATGGCCTCGAAGGTGACTAGCGAGTTCTGGGTGCTCGAACAAGACAACCCCGAAGGCGAGTTCCGCCGGTTGTGGCAGCGCGAATCCGGGGTGGAATACGACGTGGACCACGCCGTGGTAAACGGTGAAGACCTGTGGATAGTTACCCACAACGCCACCGGGGTCAACTTTGAAATCGCCTACAGCCCAGCTGTGGCCGGCGATGACCTTCCCGGCCTGCGGGAGCTGCCAGTGCTCATGGCACATGCAGAGAGCACCCGCATTGAAGGCGTGGATACCTACCGTGATCAGATCGTGGTGGGGTATAGGCACGGGGGCATCGGCAAGGTAGCCATCATGCACCTTGACGGCGGGCACTGGGGTGAGTTCAAGGAACTCAACTTCGCAGAGGAGCTCTACACCGTCAGCGTGGGCGGCAACCCGGAGTGGGACGCGCCGGTGCTGCGGGTGAGCTACACCTCCTTTATCCAACCGGGGCAACTTTTTGATTATCGGGTGGCCACCGGGGAGTACACGCTGCTCAAAGAGCAGGAAGTACCCGGCGGGTACAACCCGGATGATTATGTGGCTTACCGGATATGGACGCAGGCGCGCGACGGGGCGCAGATCCCGGTGTCCGTGGTGCACCGGGCGGACCTGGACCGCACGCAGGTCAACCCCACGCTGCTCTACGGCTATGGGTCCTATGAGACCAGCCTGGACCCGTACTTCTCCGTATTCCGCCTGTCCCTGATGGATAGGGGGATGATCTATGCCATGGCGCACGTGCGCGGCGGCGGTGAAATGGGGCGCAACTGGTATGACCAGGGCAAGTTGCTGCAGAAGAAGAACACGTTTACGGACTTTATTGATGTCGCTGATGACCTGATTGCCCGCCAGGTAACCACCCCAGCGCAGCTGGTGGCCGAAGGCGGTTCTGCCGGGGGGCTGCTGATGGGCGCGGTGGCCAATATGGCGCCGGACCGCTTTGTGGGCATTCAGGCTTCGGTGCCGTTTGTGGACCCGCTGACCTCCATCTTGATGCCGGAGCTGCCGCTGACGGTTATCGAATGGGACGAATGGGGCGACCCGTACCATGATCCGGAAGTTTATGACTACATGAAGTCCTATGCGCCGTATGAGAACATTGAGGCCAAGGACTACCCGGACATTTTGGCCATTACCTCGCTCAATGACACGCGCGTGCTCTACGTGGAGCCAGCCAAGTGGGTGGCCAAGCTGCGCGATGTAGCTACCGGCGGGAAGTTTTTGCTCAAGACCGAAATGGTGGCCGGGCACGGCGGTGTCTCCGGGCGCTACGATAAGTGGCGGCAAAGCGCGTTTGAGTACGCCTGGAGCATTAACAAAGCCACCGGGTTGGAGGAGTAG
- the purL gene encoding phosphoribosylformylglycinamidine synthase subunit PurL: MANAQATPDLVQPYRELGLKDDEYARIKEILGRRPSDAELTMYSVMWSEHCSYKSSKTHLRYFGETMTPEMGEKILAGIGENAGVVDIGGGNAVTFRVESHNHPSYVEPHQGAATGVGGIVRDIMAMGARPIAVMDQLRFGPADAPDTKRVLPGVVGGISHYGNCLGLPNIGGETVFDASYAGNPLVNALCVGTLKVEDLKLAFASGTGNKVMLFGSRTGLDGIGGVSVLASDSFEDGAERKLPAVQVGDPFAEKVLIECCLDLYKAGVVVGIQDLGGAGLACATSELAASGDGGMEVNLDAVPLRAENMTAAEILASESQERMCAVVTPDNVEKFKEICAHWDVTCAEIGQVTDGKHLVIRHQGEVVVDAPAGTIADEAPEYQRPYARPAWQDELQQFRGVEQAPLGSALRQLVASPALCSRDFITNQYDRYVRGNTVQAQHADAGVLRIDEESGRGVAVSADASGRYTKLDPNTGARLALAESYRNVAVTGARPVAVTNCLNYGSPENPDVMWQFRESVHGLADGAVELGIPVSGGNVSFYNQTGDEPILPTPVVGVLGVIDNVEDTIKNSLPQVGEPQVLIALGETFDEFGGSIWQQVSGAGLNGMPPRVDLANEARLADFFVGNELLTAAHDVSEGGLAVTVFEMIKRTGVGVELDLSQVHEDAFVAAFAESASRAVVATSADRADAVLARAAEHGVPAAIIGKTTDDGQFTFAGHDQVAVAELVEAWSATLPDLFGHAVGANSVVD; the protein is encoded by the coding sequence GTGGCTAACGCCCAGGCCACCCCGGACCTGGTCCAGCCCTACCGCGAGCTGGGGCTTAAGGATGATGAGTACGCGCGCATCAAGGAGATCCTGGGCCGGCGCCCCTCGGACGCGGAGCTGACCATGTACTCGGTGATGTGGTCGGAGCACTGCTCCTATAAGTCCTCCAAGACGCACCTGCGCTACTTTGGGGAAACCATGACCCCGGAGATGGGGGAGAAGATCCTCGCCGGCATTGGGGAGAACGCCGGTGTGGTTGACATCGGCGGCGGCAACGCGGTGACGTTCCGCGTGGAGTCCCACAACCATCCCTCCTACGTGGAGCCGCACCAGGGTGCTGCCACGGGTGTGGGCGGCATTGTGCGTGACATTATGGCCATGGGCGCGCGCCCGATTGCCGTGATGGACCAATTGCGCTTTGGGCCTGCCGATGCCCCCGATACCAAACGCGTCCTGCCCGGCGTGGTGGGCGGCATTTCCCACTACGGCAACTGCCTGGGCCTGCCCAACATCGGCGGCGAGACCGTCTTCGACGCCTCCTACGCCGGCAACCCGCTGGTCAACGCCCTGTGCGTGGGCACCCTAAAGGTTGAAGACCTCAAGTTGGCTTTTGCCTCCGGCACGGGCAATAAGGTGATGTTGTTCGGCTCGCGCACGGGCCTGGACGGCATCGGCGGTGTTTCGGTGCTGGCATCGGACAGCTTTGAAGACGGCGCGGAGCGCAAGCTGCCCGCCGTGCAGGTTGGCGATCCCTTCGCAGAAAAAGTCCTTATTGAATGCTGCCTGGACCTATACAAGGCGGGCGTGGTCGTGGGCATCCAGGACCTGGGCGGAGCTGGCCTGGCGTGTGCGACCTCGGAGCTGGCGGCATCGGGAGACGGAGGCATGGAGGTCAACCTGGACGCCGTGCCGCTGCGCGCAGAAAACATGACCGCGGCAGAAATCCTGGCCTCTGAGTCCCAGGAGCGCATGTGCGCCGTGGTCACACCGGACAACGTGGAGAAATTCAAGGAAATCTGCGCCCACTGGGACGTAACCTGCGCCGAAATTGGGCAGGTCACTGACGGCAAGCACCTGGTCATCCGCCACCAGGGCGAGGTCGTGGTCGACGCCCCGGCGGGAACCATCGCCGATGAGGCCCCCGAGTACCAGCGCCCCTACGCGCGCCCTGCCTGGCAAGATGAGCTCCAGCAGTTCCGCGGCGTTGAGCAGGCCCCACTTGGCAGTGCCCTGCGCCAGCTGGTGGCCTCCCCCGCGCTGTGCTCCCGCGACTTCATCACCAACCAATACGACCGCTACGTGCGCGGCAACACCGTACAGGCCCAGCATGCCGACGCCGGTGTGCTGCGTATCGATGAAGAATCCGGCCGCGGCGTGGCCGTGTCTGCCGATGCCTCCGGGCGCTACACCAAACTCGACCCCAACACCGGCGCCCGCCTGGCCCTGGCGGAGTCCTACCGCAACGTCGCCGTAACCGGCGCCCGCCCCGTGGCCGTGACCAACTGCCTTAACTATGGCTCCCCGGAAAACCCGGATGTCATGTGGCAGTTCCGCGAGTCCGTGCACGGGCTTGCCGATGGCGCCGTGGAGCTCGGCATTCCCGTCTCCGGCGGCAACGTCTCCTTCTACAACCAGACTGGCGATGAGCCGATTTTGCCCACCCCGGTGGTTGGCGTGCTGGGTGTCATTGACAACGTGGAGGACACCATTAAGAACTCCCTGCCGCAGGTGGGTGAGCCGCAGGTGCTCATCGCCCTGGGTGAGACCTTTGATGAGTTCGGTGGTTCCATCTGGCAGCAGGTCTCCGGCGCTGGCCTCAACGGCATGCCGCCGCGCGTGGACCTGGCCAACGAGGCCCGCCTGGCGGACTTCTTCGTGGGCAATGAGCTGCTCACCGCCGCCCATGACGTCTCCGAGGGCGGCCTGGCCGTGACCGTGTTTGAGATGATTAAGCGCACCGGCGTGGGCGTGGAGCTGGACCTGAGCCAGGTCCACGAGGACGCCTTTGTGGCTGCCTTTGCAGAGTCCGCCTCCCGCGCCGTGGTGGCCACCTCCGCCGACCGTGCCGATGCCGTCTTGGCTCGCGCCGCCGAACACGGCGTGCCCGCTGCCATTATTGGCAAGACCACCGATGACGGCCAGTTCACCTTCGCCGGACACGACCAGGTTGCTGTTGCCGAGCTGGTCGAGGCCTGGTCCGCGACGCTGCCCGATCTCTTCGGCCATGCCGTGGGCGCGAACTCGGTAGTCGACTAG
- a CDS encoding AAA family ATPase, with protein sequence MLLSFTFGNWKSYQDQVEFSMLATREQKHGDRLARIRRSRVLPVGAIYGANAAGKSTLVGAIAALRDIVTGARRPTALLPVSPNQPHGTGQPSTFTVEFVAGVDTGNGTLKDQIFIYELTLDKRSIHHEALLIRRSTKEDFFFEREGQTVTLYGALESNSRVQAHASVVAPNATILGAIGSDQSVQDPYLHAAYEWFAKQLTVIYRSSQFIHLPARFDTDKLFAQAMNEGLTRADTGITALKLEEMKVDALPTEADVLDRLVEMLSDKGGTFVIGGDAGDYAVLDIEADQLRARRLVAEHAISIGPMEDPQTFTLNLRDESDGTQRFMNLLPVLFQLREEDARAVFLVDELESSMHPKLTEDFIRSFLEDLDGDARRQLIFTTHEVQLMRADLLRRDEIWLAEKVSGQSQLVRVSDFSDIGVRKDADLLSFYMSGRLGGVPRV encoded by the coding sequence GTGTTACTGTCCTTTACGTTCGGCAACTGGAAGTCCTACCAAGATCAGGTCGAATTCTCGATGTTGGCCACGCGCGAGCAAAAGCACGGTGATCGCCTCGCTCGAATCCGCCGTTCCCGAGTACTGCCGGTTGGGGCGATTTACGGCGCCAACGCCGCAGGAAAATCCACCCTAGTCGGAGCAATTGCCGCATTGCGGGACATCGTCACGGGTGCACGACGTCCTACCGCGCTCCTTCCCGTATCCCCCAACCAGCCCCACGGAACAGGACAGCCTTCGACTTTCACCGTAGAGTTCGTCGCGGGCGTGGATACAGGGAATGGGACGCTCAAGGATCAGATCTTCATCTACGAGCTAACCTTGGATAAGCGCAGCATCCACCATGAGGCGCTCTTGATTCGTCGCTCTACCAAAGAGGACTTCTTCTTTGAGCGCGAAGGACAAACAGTCACCCTCTATGGGGCCCTCGAGTCTAATTCCAGGGTCCAAGCTCATGCTTCCGTCGTCGCCCCCAACGCGACAATCCTGGGCGCCATTGGCTCCGACCAGTCGGTCCAGGATCCCTACCTTCACGCAGCCTACGAGTGGTTTGCCAAGCAGCTTACAGTGATCTATCGGTCTTCCCAGTTCATCCACCTGCCGGCTCGCTTCGATACGGACAAGCTGTTTGCTCAGGCCATGAATGAAGGACTCACGCGTGCCGACACAGGAATCACTGCCCTCAAACTGGAGGAAATGAAGGTAGACGCCCTGCCTACTGAGGCTGACGTGCTGGACCGTTTGGTGGAAATGCTCTCTGACAAGGGCGGCACTTTTGTCATCGGTGGCGATGCCGGGGATTACGCTGTTCTTGACATTGAGGCTGACCAACTCAGGGCGCGGCGTCTAGTGGCCGAGCACGCAATCTCCATAGGGCCAATGGAAGATCCTCAGACTTTCACCTTGAATCTGCGGGATGAGTCGGATGGAACTCAGCGCTTCATGAACCTTCTACCCGTTTTGTTCCAGTTACGCGAGGAAGATGCTCGTGCCGTCTTCCTGGTAGACGAACTCGAGAGCTCCATGCACCCGAAACTGACGGAAGACTTCATCCGCAGCTTCCTAGAGGATTTGGATGGCGACGCTCGTCGCCAACTCATCTTCACTACCCATGAGGTTCAGCTCATGCGCGCAGACCTACTCCGGCGTGATGAAATCTGGTTAGCGGAAAAAGTTTCGGGACAGTCTCAGCTGGTGCGGGTGTCGGACTTCTCCGACATCGGAGTGCGTAAGGACGCCGATCTGCTATCCTTCTACATGTCCGGACGCCTAGGGGGCGTCCCCAGGGTCTAA
- the purQ gene encoding phosphoribosylformylglycinamidine synthase subunit PurQ produces MAAKIGVITFPGTLDDVDAARAARLAGAEVVSLWHADADLHGVDAVVVPGGFSYGDYLRTGAISALAPVMRSVIDAARGGMPVLGICNGFQILTEAGLLPGALTRNQGLHFHCVDTYLEVTNAQTAWTTQFNQGDKIFVPAKHGEGRFQVDAQTLERLEGEGQVVFRYTDNFNGSLNGIAGVTNESGRVVGLMPHPEHAVEELTGPSTDGLGLFVSAINAVTASV; encoded by the coding sequence ATGGCTGCGAAAATCGGAGTCATTACCTTCCCCGGCACGCTGGATGATGTTGACGCCGCCCGCGCAGCCCGCCTAGCCGGTGCAGAGGTAGTAAGCCTCTGGCACGCGGATGCAGACCTGCACGGAGTAGACGCCGTGGTGGTGCCCGGCGGCTTTTCTTATGGCGACTACCTGCGCACCGGCGCTATCTCAGCGCTGGCGCCGGTTATGCGCTCGGTCATCGATGCCGCCCGGGGTGGTATGCCGGTACTGGGCATTTGCAACGGCTTCCAAATTTTGACCGAGGCCGGCCTGCTGCCTGGTGCTTTGACCCGCAACCAGGGCCTGCACTTCCACTGCGTAGACACCTACCTGGAGGTAACCAACGCCCAAACCGCGTGGACCACGCAGTTTAACCAGGGCGATAAAATCTTCGTCCCCGCCAAGCATGGCGAGGGCCGCTTCCAGGTCGACGCCCAGACCCTGGAGCGCCTCGAAGGCGAAGGCCAGGTGGTCTTCCGCTACACAGATAACTTCAATGGCTCCCTCAACGGCATTGCCGGGGTGACTAATGAGTCCGGCCGGGTCGTAGGCCTGATGCCGCACCCGGAGCACGCCGTGGAAGAGCTTACCGGCCCGTCCACGGATGGCCTGGGCCTGTTCGTGTCCGCAATCAATGCCGTGACGGCATCTGTCTAA
- a CDS encoding alpha/beta hydrolase has translation MASSLLATPVAHAQSSNPFLQPAPLPQGSSQVLPAVPNHSQPHTDPTQAHVVALRHKHDNLYEVDIYSPALQETITNNLLLPREDTPRPTLYLMQGSDGGQTGSTWPVNTKYEEFFADKHVQVISPIGGRRTFFTDWKSTGPDGPNTYWKTYFTKELPIVMERDFKGNGRAAIAGLSMSGVGALNAAIAAPEQYQAVAALSTYPSTTSLLGRLVQTLVVADGGGQVQNLWGWWDDPAWLRNDPYAQTERLRGIKVYTSTGNGLVRNFAGFSFETVKEAIGEWGARLMTDPWVNDARAKGVEVHYDREGYGIHNWDFFEEHLYKAWHTTLGPALGA, from the coding sequence ATGGCTTCTTCTCTGCTGGCTACACCGGTGGCCCACGCGCAGTCCTCAAACCCCTTTTTGCAACCTGCGCCCCTTCCACAAGGCTCCTCACAGGTGCTACCTGCCGTGCCGAACCACTCCCAGCCGCACACCGACCCCACCCAGGCCCACGTGGTGGCGCTGCGCCACAAGCACGACAACCTCTATGAGGTAGACATCTACTCCCCGGCGTTGCAGGAGACCATCACTAATAACTTGCTCTTGCCCCGCGAGGACACCCCGCGGCCCACCCTGTACCTAATGCAGGGCTCCGATGGCGGCCAGACCGGGTCCACCTGGCCGGTGAACACCAAGTACGAGGAGTTCTTTGCGGATAAGCACGTGCAGGTCATCTCCCCTATCGGCGGGCGCCGCACCTTCTTCACGGACTGGAAGTCCACCGGGCCGGATGGGCCGAACACGTATTGGAAGACCTACTTCACTAAAGAATTGCCCATCGTGATGGAACGCGACTTCAAGGGCAATGGGCGCGCGGCTATTGCCGGGTTGTCCATGTCGGGCGTGGGCGCGCTCAATGCAGCCATTGCCGCGCCGGAGCAGTACCAAGCGGTCGCCGCGCTGAGCACCTACCCGTCGACCACCTCGCTGCTAGGCCGCCTGGTGCAAACCCTGGTGGTCGCTGATGGCGGCGGCCAGGTCCAGAACCTGTGGGGTTGGTGGGATGATCCCGCCTGGCTGCGCAATGACCCCTACGCCCAGACCGAGCGCCTCCGCGGGATAAAGGTCTACACCTCGACCGGCAACGGCCTGGTCCGCAACTTTGCGGGCTTTAGCTTCGAGACGGTCAAGGAGGCCATCGGCGAGTGGGGCGCCCGGCTGATGACGGACCCCTGGGTCAATGATGCCCGCGCCAAAGGCGTGGAGGTGCACTACGACCGGGAGGGCTACGGCATCCACAATTGGGACTTCTTCGAAGAGCACCTCTATAAGGCCTGGCACACCACCCTGGGTCCGGCGCTCGGCGCCTAA
- a CDS encoding phosphoribosylaminoimidazolesuccinocarboxamide synthase, whose protein sequence is MRPELSSYTHLASGKVRDIYDVDESTLLMVVSDRISAYDYSLDPAIPDKGRVLTATSQFFFDAIDFPNHLAGPLDDERIPEAVLGRAMVVKKLDMLPFECVARGYLTGSGLKEYQADGTVCGIELPEGLVEASRLPEPIFTPATKAEQGEHDENVSFDAVVERLGRERAEELREATLRIYSEAAALAEAKGIILADTKFEFGLDDDGQLVLADEVLTPDSSRYWPAEGYQEDQVQPSFDKQYVRDWLAKESGWDGQSTPPQLPEEVVEATRARYVEAYERLSGKSFADFLG, encoded by the coding sequence ATGCGCCCTGAACTATCTAGCTACACCCACCTTGCCTCTGGCAAGGTGCGCGACATTTATGACGTTGATGAGTCCACGCTGCTGATGGTGGTCTCTGACCGAATCTCTGCCTATGACTACTCCCTAGACCCGGCTATTCCGGATAAGGGGCGGGTGCTCACGGCAACGTCGCAGTTCTTCTTTGATGCCATTGATTTCCCCAACCACCTGGCGGGGCCTTTGGATGATGAGCGGATCCCGGAGGCGGTGCTGGGCCGCGCGATGGTGGTAAAGAAGCTGGACATGCTGCCCTTTGAGTGCGTGGCGCGCGGATACCTGACGGGATCAGGGCTCAAGGAATACCAGGCTGATGGCACTGTGTGTGGCATTGAGCTGCCGGAGGGGTTGGTGGAGGCTTCCCGGTTGCCGGAGCCGATCTTTACCCCGGCTACCAAGGCGGAGCAGGGGGAGCACGATGAGAATGTGTCCTTCGATGCCGTAGTAGAGCGGCTGGGGCGCGAGCGTGCGGAAGAGCTGCGTGAGGCTACGCTGCGAATCTACTCTGAGGCCGCCGCGCTGGCAGAGGCCAAGGGAATCATCCTGGCAGATACCAAGTTTGAGTTTGGTCTAGACGACGATGGGCAGCTGGTGTTGGCTGATGAGGTGCTCACGCCGGACTCCTCACGCTACTGGCCAGCAGAAGGCTACCAGGAAGACCAGGTGCAGCCCTCTTTTGATAAGCAGTACGTGCGGGATTGGCTGGCGAAGGAGTCCGGCTGGGATGGCCAGTCCACCCCGCCGCAACTACCGGAAGAAGTTGTGGAAGCGACCCGGGCACGCTACGTGGAAGCCTATGAACGGCTTTCCGGAAAGTCCTTCGCAGATTTTCTGGGCTAG
- the purB gene encoding adenylosuccinate lyase: MRGGRGIINAVAEVKKISNVLSSRYASAEMNQIWSPEHKIVLERQLWIAVMKAQRDLGVDIPAQAIATYEAVVEQVDLDSIAQRERVTRHDVKARIEEFNALAGYEHIHKGMTSRDLTENVEQLQIQRALTLVRDKAIAVAARMGRHAANYQSLVMAGRSHNVAAQATTLGKRFASAADEMLLGIERVEELLGRYPLRGIKGPMGTSQDMLDLMGGSEDKLASLETSIADHLGFGRIFNSVGQVYPRSLDFDVVSALVELGAAPSSLATTIRLMAGNETVTEGFKEGQVGSSAMPHKMNARSCERVGGFQVILRGYLTMVADLAGQQWNEGDVFCSVVRRVALPDAFFALDGQFETFLTVLDEFGAFPAMINRELERYLPFLATTRILMAAVRAGVGRETAHEVIKENAVAVALNMRENAGEQDLIARLAADERLPMTQEDLERVLDDKHAFIGAAESQVSQVLGRIKRLTDQHPDAANYTPGEIL; the protein is encoded by the coding sequence ATGCGGGGTGGGCGTGGAATAATAAACGCCGTGGCTGAAGTAAAGAAAATTTCCAACGTACTGTCCTCACGCTATGCCTCGGCAGAGATGAACCAGATTTGGTCGCCAGAGCACAAGATTGTGCTGGAGCGCCAGCTGTGGATTGCAGTAATGAAGGCGCAGCGGGACCTGGGGGTGGACATTCCCGCGCAGGCAATCGCGACCTATGAAGCGGTAGTAGAGCAGGTGGACCTGGACTCCATTGCGCAGCGGGAGCGGGTGACGCGCCATGATGTCAAGGCGCGCATTGAGGAATTTAATGCGCTGGCCGGATATGAGCACATCCACAAGGGCATGACCTCGCGGGATCTGACGGAAAACGTGGAGCAGCTACAAATTCAGCGCGCACTGACCCTGGTGCGCGACAAGGCCATTGCAGTCGCTGCGCGCATGGGGCGGCACGCGGCCAACTACCAATCGCTGGTGATGGCCGGGCGTTCGCACAACGTGGCAGCGCAGGCCACCACGTTGGGCAAGCGTTTTGCCTCGGCGGCCGATGAGATGCTGCTGGGCATCGAGCGCGTAGAAGAGCTGCTGGGGCGCTACCCGCTGCGCGGAATTAAGGGACCCATGGGAACCTCCCAAGACATGCTGGATTTGATGGGCGGCTCTGAAGACAAGCTGGCCTCGCTGGAGACCTCCATTGCAGACCACCTAGGCTTTGGGCGGATTTTTAACTCTGTGGGCCAGGTGTACCCGCGCTCGCTGGACTTTGATGTGGTCTCTGCGCTGGTAGAGCTGGGCGCCGCACCGTCTTCGCTGGCAACCACCATCCGACTGATGGCAGGCAATGAGACGGTGACGGAAGGCTTCAAGGAAGGCCAGGTGGGCTCTTCAGCCATGCCGCACAAGATGAACGCGCGCTCGTGTGAGCGCGTGGGCGGGTTCCAGGTAATCCTGCGCGGCTACCTGACCATGGTGGCAGACCTGGCCGGCCAACAGTGGAACGAGGGCGACGTGTTTTGCTCCGTGGTGCGCCGCGTGGCGTTGCCGGACGCGTTCTTTGCGCTGGACGGGCAGTTCGAGACCTTCTTGACCGTGCTGGATGAATTCGGGGCATTCCCGGCCATGATTAACCGCGAACTGGAGCGCTACCTGCCGTTCCTGGCTACCACGCGCATTTTGATGGCGGCCGTGCGCGCCGGCGTGGGTCGGGAGACTGCACATGAGGTGATCAAGGAAAATGCGGTGGCAGTGGCGTTGAATATGCGCGAAAACGCCGGGGAGCAGGACTTGATTGCGCGCCTGGCTGCCGATGAGCGCCTGCCGATGACCCAAGAGGACCTGGAGCGGGTTTTGGACGATAAACACGCGTTCATTGGCGCGGCGGAGTCCCAGGTGTCGCAGGTGTTGGGCCGGATTAAGCGCCTGACGGACCAGCACCCTGACGCAGCTAACTACACGCCGGGGGAGATTCTGTAG
- the purS gene encoding phosphoribosylformylglycinamidine synthase subunit PurS, which yields MARVVVNVMPKAEILDPQGQAVVRALGRIGVQGVADVRQGKRFEIEVDDSVSAADLDKVAATLLANTVIEDYEVVSAEVK from the coding sequence ATGGCTCGTGTAGTTGTCAATGTCATGCCCAAGGCGGAAATTTTGGATCCGCAGGGCCAGGCTGTCGTTCGCGCCCTGGGGCGCATTGGGGTCCAAGGGGTGGCAGACGTCCGCCAGGGCAAGCGCTTTGAAATCGAGGTAGATGACTCGGTTTCGGCCGCGGACCTGGACAAAGTTGCCGCCACGCTGCTGGCTAATACCGTCATCGAGGACTACGAGGTAGTCAGCGCGGAGGTTAAGTAA